The genomic stretch AGAGAACCTATCCATAACCAAAGGTAGGCGGGATTGAACACTCAACACTGATCACTGAACACTAAAATCTGTCTTCTGTCCTCTGTTATCTGCCTTCTGTGATTTAAGTAATTTCCATAACTTTCCTCTTACCATAATAGCCGCAATTGGGACATATATGATGAGGAAGTTTTAGACGATGACACTGAGAACATTCAATAAGAGTAGGCGCTTTTAGCTTCTTTATGGATTTTCTTTTCCCTTGCTTTGATTTTGATACTTTTCTTTTCGGGACAGCCATTTTAAAACTCCTTTTTAAGTTAAAATCTTAATTAATTTCTTGCGATTCGCAATCTTGCATCTATGACTCTGCCTCCCTTTTCAAATACTAAAAAAGGATTGGCTTCTATTTCTATTATTTCTTCGGAAAAATCCGAAACTAATT from bacterium encodes the following:
- the rpmF gene encoding 50S ribosomal protein L32, whose product is MAVPKRKVSKSKQGKRKSIKKLKAPTLIECSQCHRLKLPHHICPNCGYYGKRKVMEIT